GGGCCCAAGGTGCTCCGCGCAAGGCCTGGCACGCCACCGTGTCCTATGAGATCGGCGGTCTGCTGGACCACAACCGGCTGGTGGTGACGGGCCCCACCCTCACTGCTCCGAGCGAGGAAGAGTTCGAGAAGCTGTGCGAGGCAGCCGCCAAGAACGGCGCAAACGGATTCGCTGAGACGCTGAAGGAGAAGTTCCGGGACTGCCGGGTGGAGTTTGCACCGGTCTCACGCGAGCACGCTCCGCGCGTGGCGCAGGAAGGCTGACGGAAAAGAGCGCGCCGTGCTGGTGAACCTGTTCCATTTCAGCTTCACCGTCTCGGACACCGAAGCGAGCGTGGGCTTCTTTCGCGACATTCTGGGGATGAAGCTGGTCCACGGCATGGTTCACGGCCAGCCCTACACCAGCCGTCGGTGGGCTTTGAGAACGCCCCGCTGAAGGTGGCACTCTTCACCCTCGAAGGTTTCCCGCCCAAACCGTCCGGCCACCTGCCGGAGCTGATCTAGTATGTCACTCCGCCCGGAGAGCCGCTGGACTCCGGGACCAACCTTCCCGGCGCGGCCCATATGGCCTTTGAGGTGCACGGCATTCCGCCGAGTACAATCGTATGAAGTCTCTGGGGGTGCGATTCAAGAGCGAGCCGGTGCGCATCACTGCGGGACGAAACAAAGGGGGCTGGACGGTGTATTCCCCGGATCCGGAGCGCATTACGCTGGAGATCGTCCAACCGGTGCGGGACTCCACTCAAACGGAAGCCCCGGACAACAAATAAGCGGGAAACCGGCATACGCCCGATTCCCGCTTACATTCTCCTTTCCCTGTCCGGCACTAAGGAGGATATCCCGCGGGAGCGGACGTGTCACCTGTCAAATATACCGGTTTCGCGCCGCTCGCAGCCGGAGATCAGGTTTTCCTCAGCACATCCTCCATCAGACACCGATGCACGGCCGGGTTTCCAGCCACAATGTCCAGAGACGGGCTGAGAATGTCGAATGGGCATCCCTGAATATCCGTCACGACCCCACCTGCCTCCCGGACCAGAAGCGTCCCTGCCGCGATGTCCCACGGGCTGATGCCAGCCTGGATGTATCCGTCGAACCGCCCGGTGGCCACATACGAGAGCACGAGCGCCGCACTGCCGATGCGCCGGAAATAGGACGTTTGGGCGGCCACGCGCGCAACGATGCGGACATACTCCTCTATGTCCCGCCTGCGGGGAGACCAGCTCACCGAGATGAGCGCGTCGTGCAGATCCGGCGTCTCCGAAACCCTGACCGGCGTTTCATTCTGGTACGCTCCCCTGCCGCTTTCCGCATGATACAAAATGTCGTGGACCGGATCGTAAACAGCCCCCAGGAGGGTCTTGCCTCCCACCACAAAGGCCAGGGACACGCAGTACACCGGCACCCCCAGCGCGAAGTTGCGGGTGCCGTCCACGGGATCCAGTACCCAGATGGGAGCATCCTTTTGGCCGGGCACGAACCCGCGCTCCTCGGTCAGCAGGCTGTGCCCGGGAAACTCCTCGGCCAGCCGTCTGGCCACCAGCTCCTCCACGGCGTGATCTGCCTCCGTGACAATGTCTCCGCGGCCCGATTTTTCGGTCCAGCCGCTGACGCGGCCGAAGTAGCGTAGGGTCAGCGCTCCCGCTTCGCGGCATACGTCGTGCAGAAAAGGGGCCTCCCGGCCGGTCAATGGCGGTTCCAAAAGATCCTCCTCAAGGGCATCTTCAAGCGCGGGGGATCCGCGCGTCCGCGACAATATAGCCACAACCGGCATCAGCGGGCACATCACGGGACGGAACAGGTGACTCCCGGAGACTTTAGGCTGCGCGGGGAAGAATGCGCAGAGCCCGTCCCTCAAGCGCCGCAAGGAGCCTGTCCAGCGCCAGGTTGAACAGGGATCGCCAGTCCTGCGTTTCCTCCGGGAAGCTCGCCCCTGCACTGGCCAGCGAGACCCTGGTCCGGCACCCTGATCCGAGGTCCCGCAGCACCGGCCTCAGCGCGTCGTGCAGGCGTGTCTCCAGACGCTGCAGCGCGGCGGAGCCTGCAAACGGAAGGGCGGCCAGCACGCCGTCGGCACCCATGTCCAACAGGACATCTGTTTCCCTTAGCGACCGGCGAGCGTGCCGCAGTGCCAGACGGTTCCAGTCGCCCAGCAACGCTGCTCCGATAACGGGGACCTCGCCCGCGCCGAACGCCAGCGCTGGCCGCATGATGAGAATGGAGAACGGATAATCCCCGCGGCGCGCCCGGCTGACCTCCCGGGACAGAAGACCCGAGACCTTCGCCGAAATCTCGGCTGACAGGTCCGGGTGACGCGGCTCGACGGCGGCAGCCGCATTGAAGAACGCGGCAAACTCATCCTCGGTCAGGGGGCGCTCTAGTACCGGCACCGAACTGTCCAGCGCCAGGTGAGGAGCCCGCTCCCGGCGGCCCGTCATGCCCGCCAGCGGAACGCTGCCCCACCGCTCCGAAACCGCCAGCCAGTTGAGCAGCCGACACCCTGCCTGTGCGGGAAAGTCCAGAGATACCAGGAAGGCGTCTGCGCGGGACACGCAGAGGTCAGATACGAACTCCGGCGGCGAGGTGAGGAGAAACAGCTCGTCAGGAGACGCGAAGAGATCCGCCTCCCAGCCACAGGCCTCTGCAGCAGCAGCGGCCGTCTGGCGGGCGGCAGGACAATCGTCCACAATGACCGCGATGCGCGCGGGACGGTTCTGCCGGGACATGGTGGACCGGACTCCCACCCGAATGTTCGGACAAAGCGCGCCCAGACTTTACCGCCTTCGCCGCCGCATGATCTGCCACCGCAAGCGACAGATTATATTCCTTTCCGGACAGCCGGCCGTGCCCGAGCGCGAGGCAAGGCTGCTGGGCGGAGTATTTTTTACCCAGTATGCCGCAGTGGGGCTCGTCATGATGCTGCCGCTGGTGCTCTCGGACCGCGGCCTGGCCGCGCACCAGATCGGGCTCCTCTCCGCCATCTTCGCCATCTCCGGAGCGCTGACTCAGGTGTGGCTGGGAAGTCTATCGGACCGGTTCAGGAGACGCCGGCCTTTCATCACAGCGCCGGCAGTGGCGCTGGCGGTGGTGTATGCCTCGCTGGCAGGCGCCTCCAGCTTCGCCGCTGTGGCATTGATCTACGCGGTAGCAGGCGCGGCATTTCACTGCGCGGTGATGGCTGTGACGGCGATGATCGGGGACTGGTCGGCAGCGGCTGGCCGCACGCCATCCTCCTTCGCACGCATCCGTCTGTGGGGCTCAGCGGGATTCGTGGCATCGCTCGCGCTTCTGTCTCCTTGGCTGAAAAGCGACGGCCTGGTCATCGGAGGAACATCGCTCTTATTCTTGGCGATGGGAGTCCTGGGAGCGGCTGCCAGGGAACCGGAGGAAAGGGCGGTGTTTGAGTCCCGCCTGAACGGCGGAGCGAAGCGGCTGTTCCAGGACCGGACACTTTCGGCCTTCCTGCTGACCTATTTCCTCTTCAAGGTGGCCGAGAGCGGGACCATGGCGTTTTTTGCGCTGCGCATCCAGGAGCTGGGGGGCGAAAGGCAGATCGCGGCGTGGGCGCTGGTGGTGAACGCGGTCTGCGAGATGCCGCTGATGCTGGCGGCAGGCCCGCTTTGCGAGCGCGCCGGACCAGGAACAGTGCTGTTGACCGCGCTACTGATCCAGCCGTTCCGTCTTCTGGCCTATGGCCTGATGCCGTCCGTGCACTGGGTATGGCCGGTACAGCTTTTCCACGGGTTCACCTACGCGTTTATGCTGGTGGGCGCTGTGGCTTTCGTGAACGACCGCGCGCCCGATGATCTGCGAGCAACAGCGCAGGGTATGCTGGGGATGGCCACTGCCGCAGGCATGGCGGCCGGTCCGCTGGCCGGATCGCTGCTGGCAAAGGAGCTGCCGCTTGGTGATCTCTTTCTGTTCTTCGCGGCTGTATCCGCCGTGGCGATACCTCTGTTTGCGGCAGCAGGCCGTCCTGGGTGGAAGGTTTCCCAGACACAGCGGCCGAAAATGGACCTAGGGTAGAGTCCGGAGAGGAGTCACCTCCGTGGAGCGCTGCCTCGCGCCAGCATTGCTGACTGCCCTCCTGATGGCCACCCGTCCAGGATCGGCGCAGGAGACGGCTACCACGATTACCCTCCAGAAATCTGCGAGCATCCGCTCCCTGAACACGGACTATCCGTTTTGTATAACTTTGGCCGTGGAACTGTAACGCTACAGGTCACACCTGGCGCCGCCCCGGAAGCTCTCTGGAAGGACTTCTACACCTGCTACAACAGGACTCCGGCTGCCGAGGCTGTCCAACTTACTCTGGACACCGCGGCCGCGGCACGGGCGGCGGGCATAGGTCTGTAGGGCATTGTTGAGACAGGGAAAGCCAGACCGGCAGCACTGCTGGCAGCCGCTCTGGATGGGGACTTCCCGGTGGTGGCGGCGGATTTGAACTCCACACGATGGGAGCAGGACGAGAGTTTCATCGCGCACCTGTATGCTCCCGGGCTGCGGCGGGCAGGCGACCTGCGTTCGGCGGCGCTACTGTGCCGGGGACTCTTGAGGCTGCACAACGCCGGCGAGAGCGAGACGTCTGCGGAAGTGCTGAAGACGCGCAGCGAACTGGAAGCAGACACCTTGATACGAAAGAGCCGGATGATGGCCGCGGAGATCGCCCGCGAGCTGGCGCGCCCCCGTGAAAAAGCATTCAGTGGTCCATGGGAGTCCACTCCATCGGACCGCGCGGGCGGACAGCTCCGGGGATCCTGACAACATGCAGGCCAGGACGGGAGCATGCAGCCTCGTAGAACCCGTCGCCGAGAGGGGAAACAGTCCATACGTCACCAGTCTTCAGGCCCGGATCCGGCGAGTCCGGGGTCCAGAGGACGATGCGGAAAGGACTGGATGCCGTGCCGGCCAGCGCTGCAGGACAGCGCAGCGCGACCTCCAGCTCCCTGCCCTGCCGCTCGATGCGCTCCGGAAAACAGATGCCGGAGTCCAGAACTCGCGCTCCGCGCCGCGGAAAGACCAGCACAAGCCCCTGCCTGTCTGTGAAACCGCTGACCGGACAACGGTCCGAAAGGTGGAAGGCTGCGAAGCGATCAGGGATACGGAGCAATCCTCCATCCTCCAAGCAATATAGCCCTTCCTGCCGGGCCGTGACTTCTGACCGAATGAAGATGACGTCGCGCCGGGCTGGTTGCGCGGAGTCGCCTCCTCCAGTCAGCAGGAGATGCATGGAATTCCGCCACCGAGCCAGCTCGCCGGCCAAGCTATCCATTCCGTTTGCGGCGTCGTCGAAAATCGCCGCAGCCACTCCCCGCTGCAAAGCCCGCGCCCAGAACAGACCAAAGGCCGCCGGTGAAGCTGTATCCAGGCTGCCGGTAGGATGCACATCCACCAGCACCGCCCGGCGTCCTTCTCGCTCCGCCCACTGCAGAGCCGCCGTCAGCGTGTCCGCGTCGAAGGCGGGGCCGGAAGGACCGGTCAGGACATCGCGCAACGCCCCCTGCTCATCCAGAGGCCGGTAGCCGCATCTGGCCTGCCACCAGTTGGATATCTCCATTAGAGAGGCATGTGAGCCGGAAGCCTCAAGCAGCGGCCTTTCTATCTCCACCAGATCGCCTCCGGCGTCGCGGGAGGCTCCCGCCGAGATATCGAAGCGCACCCGCACACGGGATCCCGCCCACTTCGAGAGGTCCAAGGCAGCTTCTACAGCGGGCTTGCCGGGCATCAGATCCTGTTGCCAGAGGACTTCGGGTTTGAGAGTCCCGGACACCCTCACCGCTAGAGAAGCCCCGTCGCCTTCGGCGCCTGCGTTGCGCGCCGAGAACGTGAGAAGGACACCGGGCGGCAGCGTCACATCCCATTCCACAAAAGCTGTGGACCCGGAAAGGGGCGGCGAGACCCGGAGAACATCGCCGCGCCGTTCGATGAGAAGACCCTCTGGTCTTGCTGCCGAAGAGCTGGCGGGTACGATTCTGATGCCCACTGCCGGAGCGCCACCTGAGGCGAGCACCCCCGGCAAGGGACCTTCAGCCTTGTCTATCACCGGGACGATCGGTTCCTGCCGGCTGCCTGAGCAGGACTCCTGCCGGCCCGGCGGAGCCAGCCAGCCGAGGCGGTGCGTCCCGGAAACAGGGCGATCCCCGAAATCCGGGTTGCAATCACCCGCCCAGGGCACTCCGTTCTGCTCGCAAAGGAGCGCG
The sequence above is drawn from the Armatimonadota bacterium genome and encodes:
- a CDS encoding inositol monophosphatase produces the protein MEPPLTGREAPFLHDVCREAGALTLRYFGRVSGWTEKSGRGDIVTEADHAVEELVARRLAEEFPGHSLLTEERGFVPGQKDAPIWVLDPVDGTRNFALGVPVYCVSLAFVVGGKTLLGAVYDPVHDILYHAESGRGAYQNETPVRVSETPDLHDALISVSWSPRRRDIEEYVRIVARVAAQTSYFRRIGSAALVLSYVATGRFDGYIQAGISPWDIAAGTLLVREAGGVVTDIQGCPFDILSPSLDIVAGNPAVHRCLMEDVLRKT
- a CDS encoding MFS transporter; protein product: MFGQSAPRLYRLRRRMICHRKRQIIFLSGQPAVPEREARLLGGVFFTQYAAVGLVMMLPLVLSDRGLAAHQIGLLSAIFAISGALTQVWLGSLSDRFRRRRPFITAPAVALAVVYASLAGASSFAAVALIYAVAGAAFHCAVMAVTAMIGDWSAAAGRTPSSFARIRLWGSAGFVASLALLSPWLKSDGLVIGGTSLLFLAMGVLGAAAREPEERAVFESRLNGGAKRLFQDRTLSAFLLTYFLFKVAESGTMAFFALRIQELGGERQIAAWALVVNAVCEMPLMLAAGPLCERAGPGTVLLTALLIQPFRLLAYGLMPSVHWVWPVQLFHGFTYAFMLVGAVAFVNDRAPDDLRATAQGMLGMATAAGMAAGPLAGSLLAKELPLGDLFLFFAAVSAVAIPLFAAAGRPGWKVSQTQRPKMDLG